In a single window of the Lates calcarifer isolate ASB-BC8 linkage group LG1, TLL_Latcal_v3, whole genome shotgun sequence genome:
- the LOC108880475 gene encoding phosphatidylinositol N-acetylglucosaminyltransferase subunit A encodes MGQRRRAAAVKNPSSQGVSGGPAESVRVSSRKHNICMVSDFFYPNMGGVESHIYQLSQCLIEKGHKVVIATHAYGRRKGVRYLTNGLKVYYLPLQVMYNQSTATTCFHSLPLLRCVFVRERITVVHAHSSFSAMAHDALFHAKTMGLNTVFTDHSLFGFADVSSVLTNKLLTVSLCDTNHIVCVSYTSKENTVLRAALDPEIVSVIPNAVDPTDFTPDPSQRQDDRITIVVISRLVYRKGIDLLGGIIPELCLKHPDLHFLIGGEGPKRIVLEEVREKYQLHDRVRLLGALEHKDVRGVLVQGHIFLNTSLTEAFCMAIVEGASCGLQVVSTRVGGIPEVLPEDLITLCEPTVRSLCAGLEAVITRQRSGSVPSPASIHARVQNLYTWRNVAERTEKVYDRVAGEEVLALDRRLQRLRAHCGPVAGSIFAFVAVLDFLFLLLLQWLVPDRVMDVAVDTTGPRRLWRQEKSSKNEAHSKGATRRAAELHHSDGFHASASVLAAYMMPYYLYDAD; translated from the exons ATGGGTCAACGAAGGcgagcagcagctgtgaaaaaTCCTTCATCTCAGGGAGTCTCTGGAGGTCCTGCAGAGTCTGTCAGGGTTTCCAGCAGGAAGCACAACATCTGCATGGTGTCTGACTTCTTCTATCCGAATATGGGAGGGGTAGAGAGTCACATTTACCAGCTTTCCCAGTGTCTGATTGAAAAGGGACACAAGGTGGTGATTGCCACCCATGCCTACGGCAGGAGGAAGGGTGTCAGGTACCTGACCAATGGACTGAAGGTGTACTACCTACCCCTGCAAGTGATGTACAACCAGTCCACAGCCACCACCTGCTTCCACAGTCTCCCACTGCTGcgttgtgtgtttgtcagggaaCGCATCACTGTGGTGCACGCACACAGCTCGTTCTCCGCCATGGCCCATGATGCACTTTTCCATGCTAAAACTATGGGCCTCAACACG GTGTTCACTGACCACTCTCTCTTCGGCTTCGCTGACGTCAGCTCTGTGCTGACCAACAAACTCCTGACTGTGTCGCTGTGTGATACCAaccacattgtgtgtgtgtcgtacACCAGTAAGGAGAACACAGTGCTCCGTGCAGCACTTGACCCAGAGATAGTGTCTGTTATTCCCAATGCTGTTGACCCTACAGACTTCACCCCTGACCCTTCCCAGCGCCAAGACGACAGGATCACTATTGTTGTCATCAGCCGCCTTGTCTACCGCAAAG GAATTGATCTTCTTGGTGGAATAATCCCAGAGCTCTGCCTCAAACATCCAGACCTGCATTTCCTAATTGGTGGAGAGGGACCGAAGCGAATTGTGTtagaggaagtgagagagaagtATCAACTACATGACCG GGTGCGTCTGCTGGGGGCTTTGGAGCATAAAGATGTTCGTGGCGTTTTGGTGCAGGGTCACATCTTCCTTAACACATCACTGACTGAAGCGTTCTGCATGGCCATTGTAGAGGGAGCCAGCTGTGGACTGCAG GTGGTCAGCACTCGTGTCGGGGGCATTCCCGAGGTGTTACCTGAAGATTTGATTACCTTGTGTGAGCCCACTGTACGGTCATTGTGTGCTGGTCTGGAAGCAGTCATCACCCGGCAGCGGTCAGGCTCTGTCCCCTCCCCTGCCTCCATCCACGCACGTGTGCAAAACCTCTACACCTGGAGAAACGTCGCAGAGAGGACTGAAAAA GTGTATGACAGAGTGGCTGGAGAGGAGGTGCTTGCTCTGGACAGACGGTTACAGAGGCTGAGGGCTCACTGTGGCCCCGTTGCTGGCTCCATCTTTGCATTTGTAGCCGTCTTagacttcctcttcctgctgctcctgcagtgGCTGGTGCCAGATCGGGTCATGGATGTCGCTGTGGACACCACCGGCCCTCGCAGGCTGTGGAGGCAGgaaaaaagcagtaaaaacGAAGCACATTCTAAAGGTGCCACAAGGCGAGCGGCAGAACTTCATCACAGTGATGGCTTCCACGCCTCTGCCTCAGTTCTAGCTGCTTATATGATGCCATATTATCTTTATGATGCAGactaa
- the LOC108880476 gene encoding LOW QUALITY PROTEIN: ankyrin repeat and SOCS box protein 11-like (The sequence of the model RefSeq protein was modified relative to this genomic sequence to represent the inferred CDS: inserted 1 base in 1 codon), translating into MAAVQTEVSLCSQPWQRPLYIYGGLACNSLMADSWSDRTPLHEAAYQGRLLHLRRLIAQGFHVDTLTMDRVSPLHEACLGGHYACAKFLLDNGANAEAVSTDGATPLFNSCSSGSAACVRLILQHGXLHSAPPYQLASPIHEAAKRDHRGCLELLLSYGAHIDVELPVVGTPLYSACMAQAAACVEVLLHSGADVQTGCGHDSPLHAAVQSGGANIVDLLLDFGADVCCRNTEGKTPLDLSTPNSTVRAALQKRGPCSLSQLCRFCIRRSLGRNRLHRASSLFLPHSIKDFLLYQ; encoded by the exons ATGGCTGCTGTTCAAACAGAGGTTTCCCTGTGCTCACAACCTTGGCAGAGGCCCTTGTACATCTATGGGGGGCTGGCATGCAACTCACTGATGGCTG acTCCTGGTCGGACAGAACTCCTCTTCATGAAGCCGCCTACCAGGGCAGACTGCTCCACCTGAGAAGGCTCATCGCTCAG GGCTTCCACGTGGACACACTCACCATGGACAGAGTCTCTCCCCTCCACGAGGCTTGTCTTGGAGGACATTACGCTTGTGCCAAGTTCCTGTTGGACAACGGTGCAAAT GCGGAGGCAGTATCAACAGATGGCGCCACACCCCTCTTCAACTCTTGCAGCAGCGGGAGTGCTGCTTGTGTCAGGCTCATCTTGCAGCATG GCCTCCATTCAGCTCCCCCTTACCAGCTGGCATCTCCCATCCACGAGGCCGCAAAGcgag ATCACAGAGGGTGTCTAGAGCTGCTGTTGTCTTATGGAGCTCATATAGACGTGGAGCTGCCAGTGGTGGGGACACCGCTGTATTCTGCCTGCATGGCCCAAGCTGCAGCCTGTGTTGAGGTGCTGCTCCACTCAG GCGCGGATGTTCAAACAGGGTGTGGGCACGACAGTCCTTTACATGCTGCAGTTCAAAGCGGAGGAGCAAACATTGTGGACCTTCTGTTGGACTTCGGAGCTGATGTGTGCTGTAggaacacagagggaaaaactCCCCTGGATTTGTcaacaccaaacagcacagTGAGAGCTGCTCTGCAGAAAAGAG GTCCgtgctctctgtctcagttGTGTCGGTTCTGTATTCGCCGAAGTCTGGGAAGGAATCGTCTGCACAGAGCATCCAGCCTTTTCCTTCCTCACAGTATCAAAGACTTCCTCCTCTACCAATGA